In a single window of the Drosophila subpulchrella strain 33 F10 #4 breed RU33 chromosome X, RU_Dsub_v1.1 Primary Assembly, whole genome shotgun sequence genome:
- the LOC119556842 gene encoding GPI transamidase component PIG-T — translation MFPRAFVLLLLVAFNAGSPLGKDDERFHEELVVRPLSGDHVNTYFQFTTRWHYGEKDNLYHTQLTPRVIAELLQQFAVKELHIGLTQGLWRYETWGYPIVEATSGAEMWAWFSGSNLTSDEVDRQWKELANVFSGVLCASLNFVDNTNSIAPRHLIRPQFMPANGRKFVRYSTLPREIVCTENLTPWKKLLPCGSASGFASLLNSGHVHNTKYHSLGLKVRVLCEDHDEDNCIVELTQTANLVYDLRLFELSNNDFSLRRLFGMGLNGFCELADSSKIYVQRNEQGERFQLVPAPVHEVKSTRGGHTVVYSVYDMHEQFKDAGERLFNVAWLSPKTENRRRNLAKPVLPPVTAHRYLLGHGQERGRIVTEVTNSHYDALPIMVQEVIPWYVHAYLHTLSIRRKPHRLNEYGRQRLPFKLLHYTPGKQRELPSHLEIGFMLPGQTSALITIDVDYLLLKWLEYPPDANHGHYIGAAIVSSQLPMGRNYTALPAEGHLFEHSFNATRPSYVLSLHTEALIVSLPTPDFSMPYNVICLACTVVALAFGPIHSVATKMIIVGRQTSAPKNFVKKIFSKIFRRGKADDEGAAETEGASATGAMEFASTRAARPAGGPSGDQPLLEDLDEEEEEQD, via the exons ATGTTTCCGCGGGCGTTTGtcttgttgctgctggtcGCATTTAATGCCGGTTCTCCTTTGGGCAAGGATGACGAACGATTCCACGAGGAGCTAGTGGTtcgcccactgtccggcgaccATGTCAACACCTATTTCCAGTTCACAACGCGCTGGCACTACGGGGAGAAGGATAACC TTTACCACACCCAATTGACGCCCCGCGTGATTGCTGAGCTGCTGCAGCAGTTTGCGGTCAAGGAGCTGCACATTGGTCTGACCCAGGGACTGTGGCGCTACGAGACGTGGGGCTATCCCATTGTGGAGGCCACCAGCGGTGCGGAGATGTGGGCCTGGTTCAGCGGCTCGAATCTGACCAGCGACGAGGTGGACCGCCAATGGAAGGAGCTTGCCAATGTCTTCTCCGGCGTGCTGTGTGCCTCACTGAATTTCGTTGACAACACGAATAGTATAGCACCGAGGCACCTGATTCGTCCACAATTTATGCCCGCCAATGGCCGAAAATTCGTAAGATATTCGACACTGCCGCGTGAGATTGTATGCACGGAGAATCTGACGCCATGGAAGAAGCTATTGCCATGCGGCAGTGCATCCGGCTTTGCCTCGCTCCTCAATTCCGGACACGTTCACAACACCAAGTACCATTCGCTGGGCCTGAAGGTGCGTGTACTGTGCGAGGATCACGACGAGGACAACTGCATCGTGGAGCTGACCCAGACGGCCAACTTGGTCTACGATCTGCGCCTCTTCGAGCTGAGCAACAATGACTTCTCGCTGCGTCGACTTTTCGGCATGGGGCTTAATGGCTTCTGTGAGCTGGCCGATAGTTCCAAGATCTATGTGCAGCGCAACGAGCAGGGCGAGCGCTTTCAACTGGTCCCGGCACCCGTGCACGAGGTGAAGAGCACTCGCGGTGGCCACACCGTCGTCTATTCCGTGTACGATATGCACGAGCAGTTCAAGGATGCGGGTGAAAGGCTGTTCAATGTGGCATGGCTGTCGCCAAAGACCGAGAATCGTCGGCGCAATCTGGCGAAGCCAGTCCTGCCGCCAGTGACAGCTCATCGATACCTATTGGGGCATGGCCAGGAGCGGGGCAGGATTGTCACGGAGGTGACCAACTCGCACTACGATGCCCTGCCCATTATGGTGCAGGAGGTGATACCGTGGTATGTGCACGCCTATTTGCACACACTCTCCATCCGAAGGAAGCCGCATCGTCTTAACGAATACGGACGCCAGCGACTGCCCTTCAAGTTGCTCCACTATACGCCGGGAAAGCAGAGGGAACTACCCTCCCACCTGGAGATTGGGTTCATGCTGCCCGGTCAGACTTCCGCCCTGATAACCATCGATGTGGATTATCTGCTGCTCAAGTGGCTGGAGTATCCGCCGGATGCGAATCATGGCCACTACATTGGGGCTGCCATTGTGTCCAGCCAACTGCCGATGGGCAGGAACTACACGGCTCTGCCGGCGGAGGGACATCTCTTCGAGCATTCGTTCAACGCCACACGACCGAGCTATGTGCTCAGTTTGCATACGGAGGCGCTGATTGTCTCGCTGCCCACGCCGGATTTCAGCATGCCGTATAATGTGATCTGTCTGGCCTGCACGGTGGTGGCCCTGGCCTTTGGACCCATCCACAGTGTGGCCACCAAGATGATCATTGTGGGCCGCCAGACGTCGGCGCCCAAGAACTTTGTGAAGAAGATATTCAGCAAGATTTTCCGCCGTGGCAAGGCGGACGATGAAGGAGCTGCAGAGACTGAGGGAGCATCAGCAACGGGTGCTATGGAATTTGCTTCCACGAGAGCTGCCAGACCGGCTGGCGGACCATCGGGTGACCAGCCGCTGCTGGAAGATctcgacgaggaggaggaggagcaggactAG